A single Parabacteroides timonensis DNA region contains:
- a CDS encoding FecR family protein encodes MDFDYGLLAKYLADTITPDEMGEVVDWSNLSSENKNIYSELVRLRVSWNAMYYNDVDRIDHALKKLNVRIDRLSYKQLLYKIIQYAAIFLVLFSFSYGAYDYFKPEKQISITVKSGEDVRKVILVDGTSVWLRGGSTLKYPESYSIRNRQVSLQGEAFFDVIKNAESQFCVSTGYMHVLVKGTSFDVKVDVGNKKVETVLVTGKIDLLDIAGNKVLDVSPGEKVTYYQSKNEYTMEAVDSNIYTAWRLNQFVFENATLREIANKLSVKFNVNINIESSILAQRKFRCVINEDESLPDILKLLTFLAPIRYRIEGKEIFIYE; translated from the coding sequence ATGGATTTTGATTACGGACTTCTTGCAAAATATTTAGCAGATACTATCACTCCCGATGAGATGGGAGAGGTGGTGGATTGGAGTAATCTGTCTTCTGAAAATAAAAATATATATTCAGAGCTAGTGCGTTTGCGTGTATCGTGGAACGCAATGTATTATAATGATGTCGACCGCATTGATCACGCCCTTAAAAAACTGAATGTAAGGATAGATCGTTTAAGCTATAAACAACTTTTGTATAAGATAATACAGTATGCGGCAATCTTTCTTGTTTTATTCTCTTTTTCTTATGGCGCGTATGACTATTTTAAGCCTGAAAAGCAGATAAGTATTACTGTTAAGTCCGGAGAGGATGTAAGAAAGGTGATACTTGTTGATGGCACTTCCGTTTGGTTGAGAGGTGGATCTACACTAAAATATCCGGAGTCATATTCAATTAGAAATCGTCAGGTTTCTTTGCAGGGAGAAGCATTCTTCGATGTGATAAAGAACGCTGAATCACAGTTCTGTGTATCTACCGGTTATATGCATGTGCTTGTAAAAGGGACCTCGTTTGATGTTAAAGTGGATGTCGGAAATAAAAAAGTAGAGACCGTTTTGGTCACCGGAAAAATCGACTTGCTTGATATTGCCGGAAATAAAGTGCTGGATGTTTCCCCTGGTGAAAAAGTGACATATTATCAAAGTAAAAATGAGTATACCATGGAAGCTGTAGACTCGAATATTTATACAGCCTGGCGTTTGAATCAATTCGTTTTTGAAAATGCGACCTTACGTGAAATTGCAAACAAACTTTCTGTAAAATTTAATGTGAATATAAACATCGAATCTTCGATTCTTGCACAACGTAAATTCCGGTGTGTGATTAATGAAGACGAGAGTCTGCCTGACATCCTGAAACTCCTGACGTTTTTAGCACCAATACGATACCGGATAGAGGGAAAAGAAATCTTTATATATGAATAA
- a CDS encoding RNA polymerase sigma-70 factor produces the protein MFDVSLLSQLKEGNREAFNSLFRYYYPRVMAYVTAMVEQEIAEDIVQDVFLYVWENRSKLYVGDGFHSYLFQSAYTRCLDYFKKQQSVGKYNLHAEDTYLKEYGELLREDTSIMEELYSKDFYKRLYNLLDQLPVQRREVFILTYINGLKAKEVAARTQIPQRTVESHIYLTIKYLKAHMSKKDFYLLYVLLLTEGMVLKNIS, from the coding sequence ATGTTTGATGTTTCTTTGTTAAGTCAATTGAAAGAAGGAAACCGGGAAGCTTTTAATAGTCTGTTCCGTTATTATTATCCTCGCGTTATGGCATATGTTACTGCTATGGTGGAACAAGAGATTGCCGAAGATATCGTTCAGGATGTTTTTCTATATGTATGGGAGAACCGCAGTAAGTTATATGTAGGAGACGGTTTTCATTCTTATTTGTTCCAATCTGCCTATACCCGTTGTCTCGATTATTTTAAAAAACAGCAATCAGTAGGAAAATACAATCTTCATGCAGAAGATACTTATCTAAAGGAATACGGTGAATTGTTGAGAGAAGATACTTCAATTATGGAAGAATTATACTCAAAGGATTTTTATAAGCGGTTATACAATTTGCTTGACCAATTGCCTGTTCAACGGCGTGAAGTATTTATTCTGACTTACATAAATGGATTGAAAGCAAAAGAAGTAGCCGCCCGGACTCAAATACCTCAGCGAACGGTTGAAAGTCACATCTATCTGACTATTAAATATTTGAAGGCGCATATGTCTAAAAAAGATTTTTACCTGTTGTATGTTCTTTTACTAACAGAGGGAATGGTTTTGAAAAATATTTCCTGA
- the prmA gene encoding 50S ribosomal protein L11 methyltransferase → MNYYELKFTYESPVEATVISDILASELGEIGFESFTENENGLLAYIADTLYNVEAVEEKLKEFPLENVIFHYTAQLVESKDWNEEWEKNYFKPIRIGSDCIIRASFHQPEPGYTYNIIIDPKMAFGTGNHETTYLMIGEMLKLDLAGKDLLDMGCGTAVLAILAKMKKAGKVVGIDIDEWAYNNALENIRLNDTEDIRIALGGAEQIAGFGQFDIVFANINRNILLNDIHHYVSCMKPGALLFMSGFYTEDIPFIREECERNGLIFQSHVEKNNWVAVKTQKP, encoded by the coding sequence ATGAATTATTACGAACTGAAATTCACATACGAATCGCCTGTCGAGGCGACCGTCATCAGCGACATACTGGCCTCCGAACTGGGCGAGATCGGGTTCGAAAGTTTCACCGAAAATGAAAACGGCCTGTTGGCCTATATCGCCGACACATTATATAATGTAGAGGCTGTGGAGGAGAAATTGAAGGAATTCCCCCTCGAAAACGTGATATTCCACTACACCGCACAGCTGGTGGAAAGCAAAGACTGGAACGAAGAATGGGAAAAGAACTACTTCAAACCCATCCGTATCGGTAGCGACTGTATCATCCGCGCCTCCTTTCACCAACCGGAGCCGGGCTATACATATAATATAATCATCGACCCGAAAATGGCCTTCGGTACCGGCAACCATGAAACGACCTACCTCATGATCGGCGAAATGCTGAAACTCGACCTCGCCGGGAAAGACCTGCTCGACATGGGATGCGGCACGGCCGTCCTGGCCATCCTCGCCAAGATGAAAAAAGCCGGCAAAGTGGTCGGTATCGACATCGACGAATGGGCTTACAACAACGCACTCGAGAACATTCGCCTGAACGATACGGAAGACATCCGCATAGCATTGGGCGGCGCCGAGCAAATCGCAGGCTTCGGACAGTTCGACATCGTATTTGCCAATATAAACCGCAATATACTTTTGAACGATATTCACCACTATGTCAGCTGCATGAAGCCGGGAGCACTTCTTTTTATGAGCGGATTCTACACCGAGGACATTCCCTTCATCCGCGAAGAATGCGAACGCAACGGGTTGATATTCCAGTCTCACGTAGAAAAGAACAACTGGGTGGCCGTCAAAACACAAAAGCCATAA
- a CDS encoding YtxH domain-containing protein yields the protein MKNVDSKLLLGLVVGAAVGAAVGYLAATDKREQLLEELNGVVGKVKEGFNSALAKYKEGKTEVVKATEEIVAE from the coding sequence ATGAAAAATGTAGATTCTAAATTATTACTAGGTTTGGTAGTTGGTGCAGCAGTTGGTGCAGCAGTTGGATATCTGGCAGCTACCGATAAGAGAGAACAGTTACTGGAAGAATTGAACGGTGTAGTTGGAAAAGTAAAAGAAGGCTTTAATTCCGCTCTCGCCAAGTACAAAGAAGGTAAAACTGAAGTTGTAAAAGCTACCGAAGAAATCGTAGCCGAATAA
- a CDS encoding phage holin family protein, translating to MEKDSGKIFHELKDDVSAYVELKLELLKLSTYERSGQLIAVLSYGLILLFLAFFAILFIFLALGFFMGDIFGSMGSGFAFVAVLYLLLIGLIIMNKGRICNTVLNVVIAALNSNDEKDDATDTKQATDTTGEADF from the coding sequence ATGGAAAAAGATTCAGGAAAAATCTTTCATGAGCTGAAGGATGACGTTTCAGCTTATGTAGAGTTAAAGCTTGAACTTTTAAAGTTAAGCACATACGAGAGAAGCGGGCAATTGATCGCGGTTCTTTCGTATGGCTTAATTTTATTGTTCCTGGCTTTCTTTGCCATCCTGTTCATATTCCTGGCTTTAGGGTTCTTTATGGGTGATATCTTCGGCTCCATGGGATCCGGATTTGCTTTTGTGGCAGTATTATATCTCCTATTGATCGGGCTCATTATAATGAACAAAGGTAGAATCTGCAATACAGTATTGAACGTAGTGATTGCAGCATTAAACAGTAATGACGAAAAAGACGATGCAACAGATACAAAACAAGCCACTGACACCACTGGAGAAGCTGATTTCTGA
- the gap gene encoding type I glyceraldehyde-3-phosphate dehydrogenase — protein MIKVGINGFGRIGRMVFRAAVKNFGNDIQIVGINDLLDADYLAYMLKYDSVHGRFDGTVAVEGNNLVVNGNKIRLTAEMDPANLKWNEVGADVVVESTGFFLTDETARKHIQAGAKKVIMSAPSKDATPMFVYGVNHTSYAGQDIISNASCTTNCLAPIAKVLNDKFGIVKGLMTTVHAATATQKTVDGPSKKDWRGGRGILENIIPSSTGAAKAVGKVLPVLNGKLTGMAFRVPTSDVSVVDLTVVLDKAATMDDIKAAMKEASEGELKGVLGYTEDAVVSTDFRGCSNTSIFDAKAGISLDDNFAKIVSWYDNEWGYSNKVCEMARVIAGK, from the coding sequence ATGATTAAAGTAGGTATTAACGGTTTCGGCCGTATCGGACGTATGGTGTTCCGTGCTGCAGTTAAGAACTTCGGCAATGACATTCAGATTGTAGGTATCAACGACTTATTGGATGCTGATTACCTGGCATACATGTTGAAATATGATTCAGTACACGGACGTTTCGACGGAACTGTAGCTGTAGAAGGCAACAACTTGGTAGTAAACGGTAACAAAATCCGTCTGACTGCCGAAATGGATCCTGCTAACCTGAAATGGAACGAAGTTGGTGCAGACGTAGTAGTTGAATCAACTGGTTTCTTCCTGACAGACGAAACAGCTCGCAAACATATCCAGGCTGGTGCAAAGAAAGTTATCATGTCTGCTCCTTCTAAGGACGCTACTCCTATGTTCGTTTATGGTGTTAACCATACTTCTTACGCAGGACAGGACATCATCTCTAACGCTTCTTGTACTACTAACTGCTTGGCTCCTATCGCTAAAGTATTGAACGACAAGTTCGGTATCGTTAAAGGTTTGATGACTACAGTTCACGCTGCTACTGCAACTCAGAAAACAGTAGACGGTCCTTCTAAGAAAGACTGGAGAGGTGGCCGTGGTATCCTTGAAAATATCATCCCTTCTTCTACAGGTGCTGCTAAAGCTGTAGGTAAAGTTCTGCCGGTATTGAACGGTAAACTGACAGGTATGGCTTTCCGTGTTCCGACTTCTGACGTTTCTGTTGTTGACTTGACAGTAGTTCTTGACAAGGCTGCTACAATGGACGACATCAAGGCTGCTATGAAGGAAGCTTCTGAAGGCGAATTGAAAGGTGTACTGGGCTATACAGAAGATGCAGTTGTTTCAACTGACTTCCGTGGATGTTCTAACACTTCTATCTTCGACGCTAAAGCTGGTATCTCTTTGGATGACAACTTCGCTAAGATCGTTTCTTGGTATGATAACGAATGGGGTTATTCAAACAAAGTTTGTGAAATGGCTCGCGTTATCGCTGGTAAGTAA
- the miaA gene encoding tRNA (adenosine(37)-N6)-dimethylallyltransferase MiaA — MRTYQLITILGPTASGKTPFAAALANRLDTEIISADSRQIYRGMDIGTGKDLADYTVAGKPVPYHLIDICDPGYKYNVFEYQHDFFRAYEEIRQKGKLPILCGGTGMYIEAVLKGYKLLDVPPNPELRESLKEKSLPELEQILATYKVLHNKTDVDSAQRAIRAIEIEEYYKAQSPEANEYDPIDSLIIGINIDRELRREKISRRLRARLDEGMVDEVKRIIESGVKPDDLIYYGLEYKFLTLYIIGELSYEEMVSQLEIAIHQFAKRQMTWFRGMERRGCTIHWIEATLPTEEKIEKTIELLNRNKE; from the coding sequence ATGAGAACATATCAACTTATTACCATACTTGGGCCGACCGCTTCCGGTAAAACTCCTTTTGCTGCAGCCCTGGCCAACCGGCTGGATACGGAAATAATCAGCGCCGATTCCCGCCAGATCTATCGTGGCATGGATATAGGCACAGGAAAAGACCTGGCCGATTATACCGTCGCCGGGAAGCCCGTCCCCTATCACCTGATCGACATCTGCGACCCGGGATACAAATACAACGTATTCGAATACCAGCACGATTTCTTCCGCGCCTACGAAGAGATACGGCAAAAAGGGAAATTGCCCATCCTCTGCGGTGGCACAGGGATGTACATCGAAGCCGTATTGAAAGGTTATAAACTACTCGACGTTCCCCCAAACCCGGAACTCCGCGAGTCGCTGAAAGAAAAATCGCTACCGGAATTGGAGCAGATATTGGCAACTTACAAGGTTTTGCACAACAAAACGGATGTCGATTCTGCCCAGAGAGCTATCCGGGCGATAGAGATAGAAGAGTACTACAAGGCACAGTCGCCGGAAGCGAACGAATACGATCCGATCGACAGCCTTATCATCGGTATAAATATCGACCGGGAGCTTCGTCGGGAAAAGATTTCCAGGCGACTGCGTGCCCGTCTCGACGAAGGCATGGTGGACGAGGTAAAAAGAATTATCGAATCAGGAGTCAAACCGGACGACCTGATCTATTATGGCCTCGAATACAAATTCCTTACCTTATATATTATAGGTGAACTTTCCTATGAAGAAATGGTTTCACAACTAGAGATAGCCATCCATCAATTTGCCAAACGGCAGATGACTTGGTTCCGTGGCATGGAACGCCGGGGATGCACTATCCACTGGATCGAAGCAACCCTGCCGACCGAAGAGAAAATAGAGAAGACAATTGAATTACTAAACAGAAATAAGGAGTAA
- the kdsA gene encoding 3-deoxy-8-phosphooctulonate synthase, with the protein MVTVNDLNKGDNFFLMAGPCVIEGEEMALRIAEKVVGITEKLNIPYVFKGSYRKANRSRLDSFTGIGDEKALKILRKVGETFNIPTVTDIHENHEAAMAAEYVDVLQIPAFLCRQTDLLVAAAKTGKIVNIKKGQFLSPGSMQFAVQKVADAGNNNVMITERGTTFGYTDLVVDYRGIPEMQAFGYPVIMDVTHSLQQPNQTSGVTGGLPALIETIAKAAIAVGTDGLFIETHPEPSKAKSDGANMLQLDLLEGLLTRLVRIREAIR; encoded by the coding sequence ATGGTAACAGTTAACGATTTAAATAAAGGGGATAATTTCTTCCTGATGGCCGGCCCCTGCGTGATAGAAGGAGAAGAAATGGCTCTGCGTATCGCCGAAAAGGTGGTGGGGATTACTGAAAAGCTAAACATACCCTATGTCTTTAAAGGTTCATACCGCAAGGCAAACCGTTCACGGCTGGACTCATTTACCGGCATCGGCGACGAGAAAGCGTTGAAGATACTACGTAAGGTAGGCGAAACATTCAATATCCCTACCGTAACGGATATCCACGAAAACCACGAGGCAGCGATGGCAGCCGAGTATGTGGATGTATTGCAAATCCCCGCCTTCCTGTGCCGTCAGACCGACCTGTTGGTGGCAGCCGCAAAGACCGGAAAGATAGTCAATATCAAGAAAGGACAGTTCCTTTCGCCGGGATCCATGCAGTTCGCCGTACAGAAAGTGGCCGATGCAGGCAATAACAACGTGATGATTACGGAACGGGGAACCACCTTCGGTTATACCGACCTGGTAGTCGACTACCGGGGTATCCCTGAAATGCAAGCATTCGGTTACCCGGTTATCATGGACGTAACCCACTCGTTGCAACAACCCAACCAGACTTCAGGTGTAACAGGTGGCCTGCCCGCACTGATAGAAACAATAGCTAAAGCCGCCATCGCCGTAGGAACCGACGGACTGTTCATTGAAACCCATCCGGAACCTTCGAAAGCCAAATCCGACGGAGCCAACATGTTGCAGTTGGATTTACTGGAAGGCCTATTGACACGTCTGGTACGTATCCGCGAAGCTATCCGGTAA
- a CDS encoding Crp/Fnr family transcriptional regulator: MAEVWRVLTDKEREILRNNSTIQHFKRNELIYCEGDEPRDMMCLLKGKVKIFKEGVGGRSQIIRMIKPVQYFGYRANFAQENYLTNASAFEASSVCLIPMTVVTELLMGNPHLAMFFIRQLSFDLGVADERTVNLTQKHIRGRLAESLLFLKDSYGLEEDGATLSIYLSREDLANLSNMTTSNAIRTLSTFVSERIIAIDGRKIKLIDDDKLRKISKMG, translated from the coding sequence TTGGCAGAAGTATGGAGAGTACTAACCGACAAAGAGCGGGAGATTCTCCGTAATAATTCGACGATCCAGCATTTCAAACGTAACGAGTTGATATATTGCGAGGGCGACGAACCAAGGGACATGATGTGCTTACTAAAAGGTAAGGTGAAGATCTTTAAAGAAGGAGTTGGTGGTAGAAGCCAGATTATTCGCATGATCAAGCCTGTACAATATTTTGGTTATCGCGCAAACTTTGCTCAGGAAAACTATTTGACGAATGCTTCTGCGTTCGAAGCATCTTCAGTTTGCCTGATACCGATGACGGTTGTTACCGAATTGTTAATGGGTAACCCGCATCTGGCCATGTTCTTTATCCGTCAGCTATCGTTCGACTTGGGAGTTGCGGACGAACGTACCGTGAACCTTACGCAGAAACATATCCGGGGTCGTCTGGCAGAATCTTTGTTATTCCTGAAAGACAGTTATGGATTGGAAGAGGACGGTGCTACCCTGAGTATCTACCTGTCCCGTGAAGATCTCGCTAATTTGTCGAACATGACTACTTCCAATGCAATCCGGACGCTGTCCACATTTGTCTCTGAGCGTATCATCGCTATCGACGGACGTAAGATCAAATTGATAGATGACGACAAGCTTAGAAAGATAAGTAAAATGGGATAA
- a CDS encoding DUF5686 family protein, giving the protein MKRYVLIFALILFTITAFAKPESGYRSKLLPDSKEKTESSVRADSIMKEVIRNAEKYQHVLSKYEAEIYIKGRTEILKHNFLLRFGHHLFPVDWKNKDMIFEMVSYSKFNAPNSFQHNFQAVNGNSIPNSKKQQEALSFLNLNVYSSTIYNEGIITPMTQNASKFYSFNLEEVSDTTGIKIYKIRFMPKLWSQKLICGDLYIRDKSWIIDKIDVNGRFDFAEFNLVMTFGRDYRRFILPDKASLFLRYHVLGNAIATSYHSSFKYNAIEWVEEDNESKKWKSLDLTGYYKLSSDTVPIITDTTFWNKERDLPLTPDEKRLYQIAEKEKKNEQETDTANITKYLKLTEKFTNTISMDYKTTRLKYSGIFNPFQLGYSGHNGITYRQRLRISKTFNKDRQLRFRPDVGFVFKRKEIFFSVNGDWEYQPEKKGILSISVGNGNQSYSSAIMKDINEQLKDSSFNFDDLNLEYFKHYYAEIRNNIELFNGFQLWAGVTYHRRIPVKKGSNITDPGEEVEELINENYHDFTPVIGISYTPRQYYWMDGYRKEYLYSHYPTISVEFARAIPGVGKSTGDYARIEADIHQSIPLGLARKLNYHLSGGMYLNPKSIYFADFRYFARRQFPESWGDEFGGVFNQLRSFWFNASDKYVQGHLMYESPFILSQLFKKKTSKYILSERFYFSQLWTPVLPSYTEVGYGFGNHIFNVALFAGFDRWKYQNIGVKFAFELFQ; this is encoded by the coding sequence TTGAAAAGATACGTTTTGATATTTGCTCTGATTTTGTTTACTATAACTGCTTTCGCCAAACCGGAAAGTGGCTATAGAAGTAAGTTGTTGCCTGACTCAAAAGAAAAAACAGAGTCGTCCGTAAGAGCCGACTCCATTATGAAAGAAGTGATTAGGAACGCTGAAAAATACCAGCATGTACTATCTAAATACGAAGCGGAGATATACATTAAAGGACGCACGGAAATACTCAAACACAACTTCCTGTTACGCTTCGGGCATCATCTTTTCCCTGTCGACTGGAAGAACAAAGACATGATCTTCGAGATGGTAAGTTACTCCAAGTTCAATGCACCAAACAGTTTCCAGCATAATTTCCAGGCTGTGAACGGGAATAGTATCCCCAACAGCAAAAAGCAACAGGAGGCTCTGAGCTTCCTCAACCTGAATGTATATTCCTCGACGATCTACAACGAAGGGATCATCACGCCCATGACTCAAAACGCATCCAAATTTTACTCCTTCAATCTCGAGGAAGTCTCCGACACGACCGGCATAAAGATCTACAAGATACGGTTCATGCCTAAGTTGTGGAGCCAGAAGTTGATTTGCGGGGATCTGTATATCCGCGACAAGTCATGGATCATCGATAAGATAGATGTGAACGGTCGCTTCGACTTTGCCGAGTTCAACCTGGTAATGACATTCGGAAGGGATTACCGCCGGTTCATCCTTCCGGACAAGGCCAGCCTGTTCCTGCGTTATCATGTATTGGGTAATGCTATCGCCACCAGCTACCATTCTTCGTTTAAATACAACGCAATCGAGTGGGTGGAAGAAGATAATGAAAGTAAGAAATGGAAGTCACTCGACCTTACCGGGTACTACAAACTTTCGTCCGATACCGTCCCCATTATCACCGATACGACATTTTGGAACAAGGAACGCGACCTGCCACTTACTCCGGATGAGAAAAGACTCTACCAGATAGCCGAGAAGGAGAAGAAAAATGAACAGGAAACGGATACCGCCAATATCACCAAGTACCTGAAACTGACGGAAAAGTTCACCAACACGATCAGCATGGACTACAAGACGACCCGTCTCAAATATTCGGGCATATTCAATCCGTTCCAGTTGGGTTACTCCGGACACAACGGCATCACATACAGGCAGCGTCTGCGTATCAGTAAAACATTCAACAAAGACCGCCAGCTTCGTTTCCGTCCGGATGTCGGTTTCGTGTTCAAAAGGAAAGAAATATTTTTCAGCGTAAACGGCGACTGGGAGTATCAGCCCGAAAAGAAAGGTATACTCAGTATTTCAGTCGGTAACGGTAACCAAAGTTATTCGTCGGCTATCATGAAAGATATCAACGAACAACTCAAAGACTCATCGTTCAACTTCGATGACCTGAATCTCGAGTACTTCAAACATTACTATGCTGAAATACGTAATAACATAGAACTGTTCAACGGTTTTCAACTCTGGGCCGGTGTCACCTACCACCGCCGTATCCCGGTGAAAAAAGGCAGCAATATAACAGATCCCGGCGAAGAGGTGGAAGAGTTGATCAATGAAAACTATCACGATTTCACACCTGTTATCGGTATCTCCTATACTCCCCGACAATATTACTGGATGGATGGATACCGGAAAGAATATCTGTATTCCCACTATCCTACCATATCCGTCGAGTTTGCCCGGGCGATACCCGGAGTAGGCAAGAGTACCGGTGATTATGCGCGTATAGAGGCTGATATTCATCAAAGCATCCCTTTGGGACTGGCCAGGAAGCTGAATTATCATCTTAGCGGAGGAATGTATCTAAATCCGAAGTCGATCTATTTCGCGGACTTCCGTTATTTTGCACGCCGTCAGTTCCCGGAATCATGGGGAGATGAGTTCGGGGGCGTATTTAACCAACTAAGAAGCTTCTGGTTCAATGCATCCGACAAATATGTACAGGGGCATTTGATGTACGAGAGTCCTTTTATCTTGTCACAGTTATTCAAGAAAAAGACGTCCAAGTATATCTTGTCCGAGCGTTTTTATTTCAGCCAACTTTGGACACCTGTTCTTCCGAGTTACACGGAGGTGGGATATGGTTTCGGTAACCATATTTTCAACGTCGCCCTATTTGCCGGCTTCGACAGGTGGAAGTACCAGAATATCGGTGTCAAGTTCGCCTTCGAATTGTTTCAATGA
- a CDS encoding N-acetylmuramoyl-L-alanine amidase-like domain-containing protein, translated as MKTIYFLLFTCFFFFRAQAADKIYCTDEDRAVFGRYVVEVAPNKSLPSGELMVKTARFFLNAPYVAATLEKEPEGLVINLREMDCMTLVENVVALTRTMQSASPSFEEFCKNLQTLRYRNGEIHDYADRLHYTTDWIFENQRKGIVKDVTREIGGISLPVDVSFMSTHPDSYKPLKENPVLVAKIASKEKEINARTYYYIPEKDIDKLSAGIKDGDIVCFVTTIKGLDISHVGVVCRVGEKLTFIHASTTQKKVIVNEAPLQEYVEGIKRNSGIMIVRPQANH; from the coding sequence ATGAAAACAATCTATTTCTTGCTTTTTACTTGTTTTTTCTTTTTTCGTGCGCAAGCTGCCGATAAAATATATTGTACCGATGAGGATCGTGCTGTCTTTGGCCGATATGTTGTAGAGGTGGCTCCAAATAAGTCATTGCCGTCCGGAGAGCTGATGGTTAAAACGGCCCGTTTTTTCCTGAATGCCCCTTATGTGGCCGCTACTTTGGAAAAGGAACCGGAAGGATTAGTCATCAACCTTCGGGAAATGGATTGTATGACGCTGGTAGAGAATGTCGTTGCATTAACGAGGACTATGCAATCAGCTTCCCCTTCCTTTGAAGAGTTTTGTAAGAATCTGCAAACCCTCCGTTATCGTAACGGGGAAATTCATGATTACGCAGACCGCTTGCATTATACGACAGACTGGATATTTGAGAATCAACGGAAAGGTATCGTGAAAGATGTAACCCGGGAAATAGGAGGGATCTCCCTTCCTGTCGATGTCTCTTTTATGTCGACCCATCCGGACAGTTACAAGCCGTTGAAAGAGAATCCGGTGCTTGTTGCAAAGATCGCCTCCAAAGAAAAGGAAATCAATGCACGCACTTATTATTATATTCCGGAGAAAGATATAGATAAGCTGTCTGCCGGTATCAAAGACGGCGATATTGTCTGCTTCGTCACTACGATAAAAGGGCTGGATATATCCCATGTCGGTGTCGTTTGCCGGGTAGGAGAGAAGCTGACCTTTATCCACGCTTCCACTACACAGAAGAAGGTAATAGTCAATGAAGCCCCTTTGCAGGAGTATGTGGAAGGTATCAAACGGAACAGTGGGATTATGATTGTCCGTCCGCAGGCAAATCATTGA